The DNA sequence tatgcgagccactcccggctcttCTGTTCTCTTGCCCTAGCTGTGCCTtttccacactaggcagggatttgtaagtctggcggcgtgggcataCTCATTCCCATAGCGTtacgacgcagctcgagttcctgaacgTGTCtgggttacgcatgtaaccatggttccccgagggaacgagatgctgcgtctcagtgccacacttccggcatccctgcaGCGCTTGCTTCATTCCTCAGAAGCTGACACGGCGCCCACCACTCGTGCTTTTaagcttccgggtcgctacgtcaccccgcctgtgatgtctcgcccatccattggactgattacacacgtgattcagagcatggtcacgctgaaggcgttcccatagcttTTCGAcacagcgtctcgttccctcagggaaccatggttacatgtgTAACCCAGAGACGTTTCTTTTCATTCTATTGCTTTACTCAAAGGGTTGTTTTCTTGAAAATTTTCAAATTTTGCAATTATGGGTTGTGGGCAGTAAGTTATTAACTACTGACATTTGATGTGCAGTCAGAGCAGAGGATGTATGAGTGAGACTCGGTGTCTTTTAGGTAGCTAATGCTGTTGCAATGAGAACATAGCTGGTACCCGTCTTCGGCTTCCAAAGTATTTAGATACCTGCTGCAGGATTGCAAGTCACCCCTTGGCATATAGTGAAAAAATGGGGGAAATACAACCTGAGTGAGAACAATGGGTCCATTTTGTTGCGGGGGAAGCCAATTCCAGTATCAGGAGCTGCGTATTAGTGGAAACCCAACttagtgaactgtgtgtgttatGACAATAGTAAATTATTCAACCATACAGCATGTACCCACAGGCCCACTAATTGGCTAAGGCTATATTCTGATTTAAGCATGCATAATGAGGATTTAATGGAAATTGAGCatatcagtattcagacctccaacataactacagacttagTTGAGGACGCACCTTCTGACTTTGGCCATTTTTCATGTGCGATATTAAGTTGATGAGCAGCCTTATTAGTCTAGTGCCACTGTCTGACACTTTGATATAATTACCATATGTCtcactgaaatatatattttgggcTGTACATACACTTGAAAAACTATGGAACGCcaaaattaaatacacaaatatgactctattaattcattattagtACTGTCCTTTTAACGTGcattaaaaggtttttttttccacatgaagGACATCAGAGGAAACAGCATCAGAGGACACAGCACTGCTTATTACAAGGGTCAAATGCTTTTAGATAAATCTATGAATTCTCACTCACATTATTTTATCAATTCAACAAATGAAATAGGATAAAATAACCTACCTTCTGCACAAACATTACGATTTCATtaccttgatttagtatctggtggcttcattaagttgtgtgcATAAGTATCTGTCagagtacaaaataaaaaaatgaaatgtgatttgTTGAATAAactgctattttataagctgctgaataatgagggtTTAAACCATATagtttaaattaaaccaaatttgcagtaatAAATGTGATAATTGTTACTAGAAAATGAAAACCTCTTGTTCTCCTAATGGGCCCACTAACAGGCAAAGCCCTAGATGTTTCAGCTCTGGGAGGAGGGAAGGTAACCAAATATACCGTCCCAGGTATATTACAGGCATGCTGCATGCAGAAAACCCAATTGTCTTGAGCACCCTTTGGTTATCTACTCATGATCCCATTATCTCCCGGAAAAGAGATGAGCTTGTGGCCTGGAGcccattttgttttaaatcatgCCTGTCTCTTCTCTGTCATTTCACTCAGGTAGAAAGCCAGAGTGAGATAAAGATCCCAGCACCCTATGCAGAGGAGTTCAGCAAGTCCAAGGCGTCCAAATTACCACCTCATCAGCCATGTGATTGCTCGATTGAACTCCTGGACGGTACACCCCCTAGAGTCTGGATTTATCCACTTTCTCTTCCCAAGACCAAAGCCATGGAAGAATGCATCTCAGATGCCCAAGAAGGATGGCAGACTCAGCTCTTACATTGATTACATGGGGCTGTACTGTCTCTGTCAAGTACCAGTATCCCTTGCCCCTAGACCCATCCTCCAATGAAAAGGTGGGAGGAGCTAAAATCTTCACAAAACTTGACCTTCAAGCTGCCTACAACCTGGTTCATATAAGGAAGGGTGACAATTGAAGACTGCCTTCATTACTAACAAGGATCATTATGAATATTTGGTGCTTCCTTATGGGCTGGTCAATGCTCCATCAGTTTTCAAGCATTCATTAATGAAGTTTATTATAACATAACATTCCTGTCTGATAAcctacactcactgaacactttattaggaacactatacagCCTCATTTCTTCTTGGCATGGATTTCATGGcatggaaacatttctttgagattctggtccatgttgacatgactgcatcacgCAGTTCCTGCAAAATTTTCAGGttcactttcatgctgcaaatctcctgttctactaCATCCGAAAGGTGCTCTATTAGATTCAGATCATGTGAGTGGGAGGCCATTGAAGagcactgaactcattgtcatgttcatgaaaccagtttgacaTGACTTTTTCTTTGTGACAttgtgcattatcatgctggaagtaaccattagaagatgggtaatttgtggccatgaagggatgcacatggtcagcaattatatattgtatatattgtacaaATACACAagtaggctgtggcattcaagcgatgattaattattattaaagtgtgtCAAATATATGAGTATATGTCCAGAACTCTGTCATCTACTCGTTTACAGGTCTCACCCCATTCCAGTTTGTGCTGGGGTATCAAAAGCCATGGTCTAGACGCTATTGAAAAACCCCATCTTGGACAACTCTATGCAGGAAAAATCAGGCAAACTCAGGGGCATTAACTACAGgcaggtgatttgcataatctgaatggcaCTCCCAGAAAATCAACTGAAGTACCTGTGTAACTGAACTCTGTGTAACTGAATATACACAAATTTTcccataaaaatattttttaaaaaaatacaaaaaatagcTTTTGGACTTAACTCACCGACTTAATAGGCAGCAGGTTTTGTAGAATACTCTGACAGACAAAGTTAAGGGAGAAACCAGTTGGAAGAGAGCTTTTACTGTTTATCATGtggagaggggggaaaaaaacacacagcactggtGTGTGTTATGGCAACcctggtgtgtgttagtgtagtgtcaTTGTGTAATAGTGCAGAgttggtgtgtgttaatgcagtgtcaGGGGGTTGTTTgagcagtgtcagtgtgtgttagtgcagaattggtgtgtgttagtgtgctgaGATTCATGACCAGCTCAGTGAGAAGACTGCACGGAGCTCATCTCTTAGTATTGCAGggcttatactgtatgtgggtCACTGCTCTTTAAATGGAGCCAGTATTTAATGGTTGTTTTActcctttaatttttaataaagtggATGTGACTTAGTTCATTATTTGCAGCTATTATGTGTTACATTTCTGTGTACTTGAAGTATGTCTTACAGAGTAGCTTGtattaatcacacacagacCACAGTATACCTCGGGGGCCATAAACAGTGTAAAAGTCACCTACTGTGGTAACTTACAACATAACCTGGTGCTTCCTTTACTCTCAAGATGACAAGTTTAATTTAAGGTGTGCAGAAAGACTGGTGTGTATCTTATTTTAGTTTCATCACAGGgtgaacacacatacagaaatcAAGTCACAGAAAGGTAATCAACTCTGATGTTATAACTTAATAGTAGTACACAAAACCTTGcatttatacactgtataaatgtgtacaaATGACAGAAACCTGGATGTCTGTATGTAAAAAAAGGTGTGGTTTTCTTTGAGCAAATGAACATTCATATCCATTCTGTCCTTCTGCCCAAACATACCATGATGATTTAGTTATCATCACTTTGCTCTCTTTGCACTTTGCCAATTCACATGGCGTTAGGTTTAACCCTCCTCTCTTGTAGAGGATCATATATAATATCTCAGCAATCtatttttcacttaaaaatgCTGCTAATGatgaagaaacaagaaaaaactaCTGCCTGATTTAAACAGTGTTATCTGTTTTGGGATCATAGTATACAGGGAGTATAGCATGTAGTCTAGTATCCTTGTAGATATAAAGATGTTATGATAACTTTTACAGTCAAGCAACAAGTTAGCAAAAGACTTTTGGATAATGCCACCTATAGGTACATGGAGTAACAATAGCACAAAAATgaacactgttacactcaagTATATCTATTATACTTGCCTTGAACTTACTACAGAAAGCACATGTAAACAAATCGAACAATTCACTCCACTGTCACATAAACCATTAAATAACCTGGCGTGCTCAGTAGTAGAGAAGAATAAGTTGCCTGGGTGAACAGAAGCCAGTTTGTCTTACTGGACATTAGACTCCATGAGAGAGCACGATTGCATGCACTGTTATTGTCTGAAAGGCcttcattaaatattaacatatcaGTAGTTCTTACTTGCAGTCTGTTGTTTAAACCAGTTTGCAATAAagcctgcaaaaaaaaatgttatttgaaaAGGTTTGCCAAGAAGTTATATGTATGAGAACTGACTTTTTctagtgtgtatgtatgaagcAGGGTGTGTCAAAGTCTTCTCCCCCCATAAACCATCTTACCTGTTGAACATGATACGTGTTTAAGTAGTACCTGCACAGGGGAGATGGGGAGGATGCACCAGAGATGGAGTGGGAGGGACTATGTGACTCCTCCTACCCCCAGCATGGACTTTAAAAGCTGTCCACCTCCACAGAGAAGGCACTCAGAGGGAATATCCCCTTAGTAAGCTCTCAAGCCCTAGCCCTCTCCAGCTTCTCATTCTTTCACCAGCAACCATGAGCACCAGAATCCCGAGCACCGCCTTCACATCCAGGGGAAGCAGTGGAGTTGGCTATGGAGGCCGTGTTGTCAGGAAGAGCTTCTCCAGTCAGTCCTATAGTGCGCCCAGCAGCACCAGGATAAGCTATGGCGGTAGCTTCCGCCGGCCCGGCATTGGTGGTGGTATTGGCATTGGCGCTACCTCAGGCTTCAGCCTGAGCAGCAGTGCTGGAGGCTACGGAGCAGGCTATGGTCTTGGTGCAGGTCTTGGTACAGGTCTTGGTGCAGGTCTTGGTACAGGTCTTGGTGCAGGTCTTGGTGCAAGTCTTGGAGCTGGCCTCGCTGCAGGTAGTGGCTATGGTGCAGCTGCTGGTTTTGGTttaggagcaggagcaggaggagtAGGACCTGGGTATGGCATTGGTGCAGGTTTTGTGGCACCCCCAATCACTGCTGTCACAGTCAACCAAAGCCTCCTTACCCCTCTTAACTTGGAGATTGACCCCACCATCCAGATCGTCCGCAcacaagagaaagaagagatcAAGACACTCAACAACCGCTTTGCCTCATTTATTGACAAGGTGGGTCTTCTTCTTTCTTGTGCACATGTCTATATAACTTATTTATACATGTAAGATCTTGCAGAATTACACAGTGGTGCCCATTCCATTGAAATTAATTCAGACAACAGTAAGGTCTTGGAGGAGGCCATGCACACGTCTCAGAATGACTGTCAGAGGTTTCATGTCATGCTTATTCCACAGCCAGTAGCATAGATATGGAAAATCTGGCCTTGTTATGTTTAAATGGATGAAATCTTAAATGCAAAAATTTGAAATAGAATTTGACGTAATTTGTGTAAGACTAAGTCATTTTGCTTAAATATTTCTCTAACAGCAACAGTTTACATTCAATGAGGTTCTAGCTTGGAAACCATAGCCTAGGCCGCTCCAAATGAGTGCATGGGGAGAGTTTCCCATCTACTCTGATGGATGCTCtatatgtacgtgtgtgtgtctgtgtgtgagggtgtgtgtgttttgggtgcAGTGGTGCAAAACTATTGAATTTTAGAAGTTTCTCTTGAAGGGAATGGCAGAAACACGAGTTATGTTGTACATGACCAATAAATGCAGGCAGACCTGTCCATTAAAtattgtgtcagtgtttttatggTATGGTTGTGGATTCTGGCAAAATCCATTTTCATAATTGGTTGAAGCTTCATTCATTGAAGCCTTAAGGCATTTATTATAATACCCATATTATTATAACTTTGTAGAGTTCAAAGCCATGTTTTTTCAGCTTTGTACTCCCAAAACCACTGTAATTGTAAGTATAAGCCTGTGCCCTTGGGACAAGGAGTGTCTCATCGTGCCTGTTTTGGCCTGGCAATATTTTTGCCAAAGGGCTTCTAGGGCCCTTGCCAAGGAGCTTTGCCGGGAACGTGCTAAAAGCATACACCAGATAGATAGAATATGCCCTGAGGATGACAGTGTACTTTGATCTGGATCTATCTGGATTACTTCTGCCTTAAACATTCTAGACTGTTTGATGACACACAGTAAGAAACGGGGGTTAGAAATGAGCTAATATTTTGAAGATAATTCATTGAGCAAAAATCCCTCTAGAAATCATGAATTCTTTTTCAAAGATTTGAATGCTTTATATATGGGTTCACCCTTTCTGTAGGTGCGTTTCCTGGAGCAGCAGAACAAGATGTTGGAGACCAAGTGGAATCTTCTTCAGGAACAGACCGCATCACGTTCCAACATTGATGGTATGTTCGATGCCTACATTTCCAACCTACGCAGACAGCTGGACGGCCTTGGAAATGAGAAGATTAAGCTGGATGGAGAGCTGAAGAACATGCAGAGCCTGGTGGAGGACTTCAAAAACAAGTAAGTTTTCAATTTTCATGCTGGTGAAATTGtgtagtgaagtgacttgtggccaagtatggtgacccatactaggaatttgtgctctgcatttaacccatccaagtgcgcacacacacagtagtgaacacacacacacactcggagcatggggcagccttttttgctgcggtgcccagggagcagttgggggttcggtgccttgctcaagggtctcacctcagtcacaATATTGAGgttgggagagagcgctggtcattcacccccctgcctacaatccctgctggacctgagacttgaacccacgaccttcaggttcacctttgggttcaccttcgggttgcaagtccaactctctatccattaggccacaaccGCCCCCATGTGTATTTGCATCACTTCATGGGCTGAAATTTTTCACTTATTTCTTTGCAGGTATGAGGATGAAATCAACAAGCGTGCTATTGCAGAGAATGAATTTGTTGTCCTAAAGAAGGCAAGACCCTTTAATATTCTATTTGTCCAAATTTATTCAATTGTTGAAACATCATGTTAAACCATACCTGTCTTCCAACAGGATGTCGATGGAGCCTACATGCAAAAGATTGAGCTTGAAGCTAAAGTTGATGCACTTCAGGATGAGATCAACTTCCTCAGAACTGTATATGAGGCGGTAAGAGAATGATCCAATTATATTTCCACTGTGATGTGATCAAAACTCTGTGCGATGCCTGCATTCATTTTATTGAGGCAAGATCTCAgatgtattaaaatgtttcatattgGTGCCTTACATTTTCAGGAGCTGCTGGAGCTTCAGGGACAGATCAAGGACACATCAGTTATTGTCGAGATGGACAATAGTCGCAACTTGGACTTGGATGCCATTGTGACCGAGGTCCGTTCTCAGTATGAGGACATTGCCAATCGCAGTCGTGCTGAGGCTGAGACATGGTACAAGCAGAAGGTAAGAGCAAGACTTCGGGCACTGGGAAAAACATTGTAACATATTAAGAGCCACTGAGTTTGTGCTTTTCTTCATCTCATTTACCAGTTTGAGGAAATGCAGACGTCTGCTGTCAGCTATGGTGATGACCTTCGCAACACCAAGGCTGAGCTTGCAGAGATCAACCGCCTGATCTCACGACTCCAGAATGAAATTGAGGCAGTGAAGGGACAGGTAAGCTATTGTCTTCTCTTTTCTGGTTCAgattctaatttatttttacaaagtcAAAGTTTAAAGTGATACTCTCATAAAATTATACTCTGGTAGAATAGAAGTTTCTCAGATAACTGTTTCAATTGTAgatagtttctttattttctttttttgtagcGTGCCAACCTGGAGACACAGATTGCAGAGGCTGAAGAACGAGGTGAGTTGGCAATGAAGGATGCTAAACAACGTATTAGAGAACTAGAAGAAGCCCTGCAGAGAGCTAAGCAGGACATGGCCCGACAAGTGCGCGAGTACCAGGAGCTCATGAATGTCAAACTGGCCCTGGACATTGAGATCGCCACCTACAAAAAACTCCTGGAAGGAGAGGAGACTAGGTTAGTCATTTGATATTATGAAGAAGATATTATGTCTTAAAATTGCATGCTTGTTCTGTCTCTAAAGTGCATGATATGAATCCATCCACAGGCTTGCCTCTGGTGGTGGACCTGCAACAGTCCATATTCAGGAAGTTAGCAGTGGTGTTGGTATGTGTTCTATACATGTTGTTACTATGACTTACTTGCTTTTAAGAAAAACATCTGTATTTCATTGCGCATATCAGGAAAGTCCAGATCAGGaaactcatttttttaatgtatgtttttttttcaggatctGGTGCTGGTTACGGCGTTGGTCTGGGCTACGGCGGGGGCGCTGGCCTTAGTCTGGGTGGTGGCGGAGGCGGCTATGGGCTGGGTGTTGGCGGAGGGAGCTTGGGGCTGGGTAGTGGTTTGGGCCTGGGAGGTGGCTTGGCCCTGGGTGGTAGTGGTTCTGGCATTGGCTATGGAGGTGGCTATGGAGGTGGCTATGGAATCAGTCTGGGCGGAGTTGGTAGTGGATATTCTCGCTCCTCTGTGGTATCTGCCAGCCGCCGCTAATCAGGGATTAGTGCGGAAAAAAATGCCCACTAATCGGCCACAGCCATAACACTACTGTCATTCAGCACCCCTTTCCCCACCATTACCACCACTCACCCTCATTTATCATGTCCAGCCCAATGCTATAGGTATTTATAGAGCATCTACTGACCTGTGTCAAATATGTTTACATGTGTCTCTCATGCAGCACATCATCTCAATGCAACATAAGAACAGTGGATGTTTTATATCTACAGAATGGTATGATGAGTTCAAGtgtgtaaagaataaaagaattaaagaCAACTGAAGGAGCTTGTGTCTTTTTGCTACCTGTCATTCTGTTgataaaagtaagaaaaaaatacttgtcCAAAATATTGTATCACTCCATTCAACCCTGCCAGCGGGtttctgcattt is a window from the Pangasianodon hypophthalmus isolate fPanHyp1 chromosome 16, fPanHyp1.pri, whole genome shotgun sequence genome containing:
- the LOC113530635 gene encoding keratin, type II cytoskeletal 8, producing MSTRIPSTAFTSRGSSGVGYGGRVVRKSFSSQSYSAPSSTRISYGGSFRRPGIGGGIGIGATSGFSLSSSAGGYGAGYGLGAGLGTGLGAGLGTGLGAGLGASLGAGLAAGSGYGAAAGFGLGAGAGGVGPGYGIGAGFVAPPITAVTVNQSLLTPLNLEIDPTIQIVRTQEKEEIKTLNNRFASFIDKVRFLEQQNKMLETKWNLLQEQTASRSNIDGMFDAYISNLRRQLDGLGNEKIKLDGELKNMQSLVEDFKNKYEDEINKRAIAENEFVVLKKDVDGAYMQKIELEAKVDALQDEINFLRTVYEAELLELQGQIKDTSVIVEMDNSRNLDLDAIVTEVRSQYEDIANRSRAEAETWYKQKFEEMQTSAVSYGDDLRNTKAELAEINRLISRLQNEIEAVKGQRANLETQIAEAEERGELAMKDAKQRIRELEEALQRAKQDMARQVREYQELMNVKLALDIEIATYKKLLEGEETRLASGGGPATVHIQEVSSGVGSGAGYGVGLGYGGGAGLSLGGGGGGYGLGVGGGSLGLGSGLGLGGGLALGGSGSGIGYGGGYGGGYGISLGGVGSGYSRSSVVSASRR